GAACGACGCAGCACGACTACAGAAACCAGTCCTGAAGTTGCCGAAGCAGCCGAAGCAGCCACAACACCGCTACAAATTGACTTAAAGCAATTCTGGCAATACGACAATCAGCTAGAACCTTCTCTTGTTGTGATTGCCCCACCGCCCAGCAGTGAAACAGTCTTAGACGTTTTGGGCGTGATGCCGCTGAAGTCAGAAACACCAGGAAATCAGGCAATCGTCGCTTCCCAACACACCCTGGAGCATCTAAAAACGCTCTATAGCCAAGTTAGCCAACAGGCAGTTTTAACTGCGATGACGACCGGAAACCGAGACAGTTAGCAATTACAGCCTACTGCCCAAACTCCGTTCGCGCTTTTTCGACCAGTTCTGCCGTTACAGTCTCTAATTCTGCCTCACGCGCCAAAGCCTCAATTCGCTGTCTAGCTTGCGATCGGGCAAAGAAGGGGATGTTTTTCAGCTTACTCTCGGCTTCAGGTGTCCAGGTTAATGAATCAAAATCAGGGTTACGCATGGCGATCGGGTCTTAGATGAATCCTGATTGCTATTTTGGCAGAAAACGGAAGCCAAGGAAAAAGCCCCCACCGATAGGCAGAGGCTTTCTCATATCAAAAGTTGTTAAGAGTTAGTCAAGGTCAGGCATTGCCAGTACTGGCTCAGTCTCACGATCGATGCCTCTCTCAAAGCCAGCTGCAGCCGCTCTTGCACGTCCAGCGTGCCACAAGTGACCAATCAGGAAGAAGAAGCCTAGAACGAAGTGAGAAGTTGCCAGCCACGCGCGAGGCGAGACGAAGTTAACAGAGTTAATTTCTGTTGCCACACCACCTACCGAGTTCAGAGAACCCAGAGGCGCATGTGTCATATACTCAGCCGCACGACGAGCCTGCCAGGGTTGAATATCATTCTTGATCTTGTCTAGATCCAGACCATTCGGTCCACGCAGCGGCTCTAACCAAGGCCCCTGGAAGTCCCAGAAACGCATTGTTTCACCACCAAAAATGATTTCACCGGTCGGAGAGCGCATCAGGTACTTACCCAGACCCGTAGGACCTTGAGCAGAACCGACGTTAGCTCCCAGACGTTGGTCACGAATCAAGAAGGTCAATGCTTGAGCTTGAGACGCTTCAGGACCTGTCGGACCGAAGAATTCACTGGGGTAAGCTGTGTTGTTGTACCACACCATACAGGAAGCGACAAAGCCCATCAGGGACAGTGCGCCAAGGCTGTAGGAGAGGTAAGCTTCACCCGACCAGATGAATGCACGACGTACCCAACCGAAAGGCTTGGTCAGGATATGCCAGATACCACCAACGATACAGATAAAGCCAACCCAGATGTGACCACCGATGATGTCTTCCATGTTGTTGACGCTGACAATCCAGCCGTCGCCACCGAAGGGAGATTTCAACAGATAGCCAAAAATTACAGCAGGGTTCAATGTTGGGTTCGTGATCACTCGGACGTCACCGCCACCGGGTGCCCAAGTATCATAGACACCACCAAAGAACATTGCCTTCAGCACCAGCAAGAAAGCACCACTACCCAACAGGATCAGGTGAATCC
This genomic stretch from Trichocoleus sp. harbors:
- a CDS encoding PCP reductase family protein; this translates as MRNPDFDSLTWTPEAESKLKNIPFFARSQARQRIEALAREAELETVTAELVEKARTEFGQ
- the psbC gene encoding photosystem II reaction center protein CP43; its protein translation is MVTLSNNSIMMSGRDQESTGFAWWSGNARLINLSGKLLGAHVAHSGLIVFWAGAMTLFEVAHFVPEKPMYEQGLILLPHLATLGWGVGPGGEVINTFPYFVVGVLHLISSAVLGLGGIYHAVRGPETLEEYSSFFGYDWKDKNKMTTIIGIHLILLGSGAFLLVLKAMFFGGVYDTWAPGGGDVRVITNPTLNPAVIFGYLLKSPFGGDGWIVSVNNMEDIIGGHIWVGFICIVGGIWHILTKPFGWVRRAFIWSGEAYLSYSLGALSLMGFVASCMVWYNNTAYPSEFFGPTGPEASQAQALTFLIRDQRLGANVGSAQGPTGLGKYLMRSPTGEIIFGGETMRFWDFQGPWLEPLRGPNGLDLDKIKNDIQPWQARRAAEYMTHAPLGSLNSVGGVATEINSVNFVSPRAWLATSHFVLGFFFLIGHLWHAGRARAAAAGFERGIDRETEPVLAMPDLD